The segment GCAACCATATAATAATCAGAACCCTTTCATGGCAACTGCCTCGGTCTCTTGAACTTGGAagaacaacaaaaaaacaattcTTTTTTAATGGAAAACCAGGAAAAGTCTTCGGTCAAAGCTTGgccttccatggtgtttttctttaaacataaaatagaaaatatatatggAAGAAAAGACCTGTAATACTAACTGTTAGTGACTGTCCACAATTAGCAAAAAACATGGCAACCCTGAGAAAGTTTCCATGTATTTCCTTGCTTGTTGTTTCATGCTTTTACTTGCAGGTTTACAATGAAACAGTTTCAGCCACTGATACCCTTTTCCAAGGTCAAAACATGACAGCCTCAGGTCTATTAACATCCTCTCTAAATGCTTTTGAATTGGGATTCTTTTCACTAGGCTCAACAAATATGTATTTGGGGATTCGGATGAAGAATGTTCCAACCAAAGATATTGTGTGGATTGCCAATAGAGACCTTCCTTTCAGTGGTTCATCTATGATTCTCACCATCAATGAAGATGGATACCTTGTGATTGTGAATGGCAGAACAAGTTATAGAGTGAGTGATGATCCATTATCAAGCCAAAACGTGAGTGCAACGCTGTTGGATTCTGGGAATTTGGTTCTAAGAGATGGGaatatggatataccatggcagAGCTTTGATTACCCTTCAAACACTTTTTTGCCTGGGATGAAACTTGGTTACAATAATAAAACTGGAAAAGTTTGGTCTCTAACATCTTGGTTGGATGAAGAAGACCCAAACAATGGGGAATTTGAGTTGAAAATGGATCCTAAAAAATCAAATGGAGTGTTCCTCATGAAGGGTACCGAAACATTATGGAATAGCGGGGCTTGGACAGGTAAAGGTTTCACCTTGATTCCTGAAATGAGATTGAACTACATCTTCAACTACACCATGTATAGCGATGAAAATCAAACGTATTTTTCGTATTCGTTGTATAATTCTTCTATCATAACTCGATTCATCATTGACATCGACGGACATATGAGGGAGTTCGTGTGGCTTGAAAGTTCTCAACAGTGGGGATTGTTTTGGTCTCAACCAAGACAATTCTGTGACATTCTAAACTCTTGTGGTCCATTCAGTTGCTGCAACGAGGATACCGGAAGTTGCCAGTGCTTGCCAGGTTTTTATCCATCGGAGAAGCAACAAGGCCAAGATGGTGGATGTATGAGGAGTATGCCCCTAACGTGCGGGAATGGAGATAATAAAGATGGATTCTTAATGATGGATGATGTGAGCTATCCTCTAAGTTCGACTCGGCAAATAAATTCATCATATCCTTTCCCTTCGGGGCCTCAAGTGTTGACGAACTATGATGTGAGAACATGTGAAGAAGTTTGCTTGAGTAACTGCAGTTGCAGTGCATATGCATGTAACACAAGTGGCCATTGCTTAATATGGTCTGGTGACATTCTTGATCTTCAACAACTTTCAGCAAAGGATCCAAATGGAGGTACAATCTTCATCAAACTTGCAGCTTCCGAAATTGACAATGACAAAGGTAGTTTCTTTTTAAAAACTTTTAACTAAATTGACCATTAAATTGTTTCACATTCTTACTTTCTCGAATTTGAGTTCTAGGAGCCAATTGGTACCTATGGATAATTGCAATTCCTGTTGTTTTATTTGTGCTACTTCCTTCATCTTACATCGTTAGTCGGTGGAGGAAGAGTTTTAAAAACAAAGGTACTTTGTTTACTAACAACCTTTGTGAATTGATTCGCAAACTCTTTCTGTATGCGAATGGATGTACTTACATATGCAGACCTCTCTGTCTTTGGAAACAGGGGACAGAGAAGATCCAAGCCAGGATATACTACTCTTTGATATGGAGATGAGCATCACAACGAGTAGCAGTGATTTTTCAGGTTCCGAAAACTCCAGAAAACGGAAGAGGAAGGATTCCCCATTTCCACTGTTTAGCTTTGATAGTGTATCGCTAGCTACTGATAACTTCTCCTCGGAGAATAAGCTGGGAGAAGGGGGATTTGGACCTGTTTATAAGGTATGAAGTCTATCACATTTTAAGATTATTACCAGAAATGGAGTTCAGGTTCGAATGATTTTGATTGCAGGGAAAACTATTAAATGGACAAGAAATAGCAGTGAAAAGGCTTTCAAAAAGGTCCGGGCAAGGGCTCGAAGAGTTAAAAAATGAGACGATGCTTATAGCAAAGCTTCAACATAGGAACCTTGTTAGACTATTGGGTTGCTGTTTAGAACAAGGAGAAAAGATATTGAtctatgagttcatgcctaacaAAAGCCTGGATTCATTTCTTTTTGGTTTGCGGTTTCTGAATCCTTAAAAgcttcctttttttctttccaaGATTTGCTTTTTGTAAGCAACATTTTTGTAAATTTGTCTCAGGTTCAGACAATCAAGGATTACTAGACTGGGGAACACGAGTTCGAATAATCGAGGGGATTGCGCAAGGTCTGTTGTATCTTCACCAATATTCAAGATTAAGGATCATACATCGAGATCTTAAGGCAAGCAATATCCTTTTAGACGGTGAAATGAACCCGAAAATATTGGACTTCGGGTTGGCAAGAATGTTTGGTGGTGACAAGTTACAAGCAAATACTAATAGGATTGTAGGAACTTAGTAAGTGAAAGTTGAAATCTCCATGACTTACAATATTATCTGCTAGTTTAAGTCTCTTTCACTAAGAATCTAATCAACTTTTGtatgaaatgatgaaaatataGTGGCTATATGTCACCTGAGTATGCCATGGAAGGCCTTTTCTCCATTAAATCAGACGTGTTCAGCTTCAGTGTGCTGCTGTTGGAGATAGTGAGTGGCAAGAAGAGCACTGGCTTTTACCATAGCAGTTTTCTTAATGTAATTGGACATGTGAGTTACAAGCTTTCTCCGTTAAACCGGAACTCGATACTCTCATTTGAGTCTGagtaacttgttttttttttttttttttcattttatctcGAGTTTCACATTCAAACTTCTTGGTTTTACTTCAGGCATGGGAATTGTGGAAAGGAGATAGAGTTTTTGAGTTGATGGATCCTAAATTGGAAGACCAAGTTTCATATCCTATGGTGTACAGATACATCAATGTGGCTCTTCTTTGTGTTCAAGAAATGGCTGCTGATAGACCGACAATGTCGGAAGTTGTTTCCATGCTTACCAATGAGCTCACAGTTCTAAATTCTCCCAAAAAGCCTGCCTTCTCTAATGCAAGGAGTACGACAAATAGTTCAAATCAGCCTGAAAAATTTTCAGTGAATGATGTCACAGTTTCTTTGATGGAACCTCGATAGTTATTTTCGATTATAGCTCATGTAACCCCTGAcattgagaaaattttgaaactcCTACTTAAAAAGCTTAAGTAAAATGGGTGCGGTTCAAATGCTTGGTTCCTAGTCTTGTCCATTAGAAGCCCTCTTTGCTATGAATGTACTTGTGTTACTAATTAATATTATTGTgtatgttttaaatatggaaGAATAACAAAAAGAAAATCTTTTTTAGTGGAAAACTATGAAAAGTCTTTGGTAAAAGCTTGGCgttccatggtgtttttcatttacataaaataaaaaaactcatGGAAGAAAATACCTGTAATACTAACTGTTAATGGTTAACTACAATTGTTGAAAAAATATGGAAACCATGAGAAAATTACCATGCATTTTCTTGCTTGTTTTTTCATGCTTTTACTTGCAGGTTTACAATATAAGAGTTTCAGCCATTGATACCCTTTTCCAAGGTCAAAACATGAAGGCCTCAGGTCAGTTAACATCTTCTTGAAATGCCTTTGAACTTGGGTTGTTTTCACTAGGATGAACAAATCTATATTGTGTAAGTTGCCACTGGAGACCTTCGTTTCAGTGGTTCATCTATGATTCTCACCATCAGTGGCGTTGAATACCTTGTGATTGTCAGTGGCAGAACAACTTATAGAGTGAGTGATGATCCATCATTAAGCTGAAACGTGAGTGCAACGCTGTTGGATTTTGGGAATTTGGGTATACTATGGCAGAGCTCTGATTACCCTTCAAACACTTTTTTGCCTGGGATGAATCTTGGTTACGGTAATAAAACTGGAAAAGTTTGGTCTTTAACATCTTGGTTAGATGAAGAAAAACGCAAACAATGGGGATTTTGAATTCAAAATGGATCCTAAAATGAAACATTATGGAGTAGTGGGGCTTGGACTGGTGAAGGTTTCACTTTGATTCCTGAAATTAGATTGAACTGCATCTTCAACTACACCATGTATAGCAATGAAAACGAAATTTCGTATTCATTGTATGCTGATTCTATTATAACTTCATCATCGACATCTTCGGACATACGAGGGAGTTTATATGGCTTGAAAGTTCTCAACAGTGGTGATTGATTCGGTCTCTACCAAGACAATTTTGTGACATCTTAAACTCATGTGGTTCATTCAGCAGCTTCAGTTAGGATATCGCCAGTTGCTGGTGCTTGCCAGGTTTTTATCCGGCAGAGAAGCAACAAGGCCAGGATGGTAGATGTATGAGCAGTGTGCCCCTAACACGTGGGAATGGAGATAATCAAGACAGACTCTCAAGGATGAATGATGCGAGTTATCCTCTTAAGTTCGACTCAGCAAATCAATTCATCATATCCCTTCCCTTAGGTGCCTCAAGTTTCGATGAACTTCAATGCGAGAGCATGCAAAGAAGCTTGCTTGTGTAACTGTAGTTGCTGCGCATAGGCATGTAACACAAAGTGGCCATTGCTTAAGATGGTATGGTGACATTCTTGATCTTCAACAACTTTCAGGAGTTACAATCTTAATAAACTTGCAGCTTCCGAATTTGACAATACATGATCTCATGCACTTTTAAAGTTCAAAGTGAAAGAAAATTCAGTTTGACCGTGGAAAATACAGTAGATTATCGGTTATATTTTAAGAAATatgctctctcttttttttttttttaatatttaagtaaGTATACGGTTTTTTTAGGGTAAATTTAATAGTCACTTTTCTTTGtatcaggttacattttagtcatttatgtttgaaatgttatgttttagttacTTACATTCATTGAGTGTTAATTGCTGTTAACGGTGTAACTCTAAGCTGATCTGacatgttaaatcatcatttcaaactaaaattttaggttaaattatacaattgattCCTAtattttttttcgttttgagcaatttaattttttttcttttatgttctttgaattttccttttatttatttattttcttctccttctctgtttcttttaacgtaatttttctatgttttctatTTGTTTAAATAAAACTTTCTGTTGTGAAAAATATGAGAAGAGAGAAAtaaagtagaaaaagaaaataaattaaattgttcaaaaaaagtatagacactagttttaacaaatagaaaatatagaaaaaaatatattaaaagagATGGAGAAGGGTAGAAAATAAAGGAGAAGTAGAAgagaatgaaaataaagaaaaaaagaaaattaaaagaacataaaagaaaaaattaaattgctcaaaacgaaaatAATATGGAGACCATttgtataatttaacttaaatttgtTGTTTGAAATGATGTTTTAATGTGCCATGTCAGCTTACCGTTACACCGTTAACGACAATTAACGGCCCAGTGACTAAAATATTTCAACACgttaatataagtgactaaaatgtaatatttcaaatatgaatgattaaaatataacccaaggtaaacaaaagtgactagtTTGTtagtttaccctttttttttttacgtgTTTTCAACTGAAAATTGACAACTTATTTTTTTGTTAGATAATTAAATGTTAGTATTTTTGTCCTTTGAGTCCTTAGTTCGGTTTTTTCTCCActcacatttgtattttttatttcatgttattttaagtttttatattttatattaatacttTTAACATATTACCTTTTTTATTATATGGTTAAATAATTGTGGTTTCATCCTTAAGTCTCGAGAATGACTTCTCTTATAAGCATTTTAATATtctgtattttttatttcaagtttttttatttttaattaacaactcttttatttataaaatcaactaataaatatataattatttttaaaaacatcaactaattctttagatatatttttctttatatataatatttatatgtcaaatatttattttctccacCTATATTACGGGTATAGTGGTTTCgatattataaaatcaaataattattttaaatacgtaaaatattttaaataccatcATGTTTATATGTGAAAGATTTCAAAtacatatacaaaaatatataatatgttaatttactacactcatgatatggattgaaaaataaatattacacatgtaaaaattatatttactaaaaataatgatatttgcaataattatttgattttacaaataaaaatgtattaattaaaagatgaattaagAATAAAAGAAACtttaaaacaatatatttattaattataaaaattaattaaaaaagaagaagaagcttgaaacaagatgaaataaaaaaatataaatgtaaGCAAAAGAGGAATCAAATTCGGATTTAAGGATAAAAGCACTAACATTTAATCATCTAACTAAAGGAATTGAGttgttaatttttagtgaaaacgtgTCAGGATGCGTTTTCAGCTGATGTGGCAGAAAGAGCCCCATGTAAGATGCGTTTTTACTTTCTCACCAAAAATAGCGTATCCCGGTAAATATAAAAAGACGGCATACTTAAATATTAGAAAAGAAAGCATATTTCTTTAATATAACCGAAGATTATCTCAATGGTTTTGGGGGGTGGCCGGGGGATTTGCCAATGATAGACAGGGGAAATTTTAGAGGGTTGaaattaatttgtaatttttataatagtaaaaatgtaattttattattttaatagcttATAGCTTTATAATCTTTAAAgggttaaattaaatttttatcatttttagggggttaaaatataattttacctttaataatttaaaattttaaaatttttatagggcctaaatggaaaattttccattttagggaaAAGTCTTTGGTCAAGCTTGGCGTGCACAATGGTGTTCTTTTACTTAAAATCAGAAATCCATATGGAAAAGGATGACCTGCAACAATAACTATTAATGGTTGACTTCAATATTAGCAAAAAGAACATGGCAACCATGAGAAAATTTCCATGCATTTCCTTGCTTGTTTTTTCATGCTTTTACTTGCAGGTTTACAATGGAACAGTTTCGGCCACTGATACCCTTTTCCAAGGTCAAAACATGACGGCCTCAGGTCAGTTAACATCTTCTTTAAATACCTTTGAATTAGGGTTCTTTTCACTAGGATCAACAAATGTATATTTAGTGGTTCGGATGAAAAATGTTCCAACCAAGGATATCGTGTGGGTTGCCAATAGAGACCTTCCTTTCACTGGTTCATCCATGATCCTCACCATCAATGGCGATGGATACCTTATGATTGTGAATGACAGAACAACTTATAGAGTGAGTGATGATCCATCATCAAGCCAAAACGTGAGCGCAACGCTGTTAAATTCTGGGAATTTAGTTTTAAGAAATGGGAACCTTGATATACTATGGCAGAGCTTTGATTCCCCTTTAAACATGTTTTTGCCTGGGATGAAGCTTGGTTACAATAATAAAACTGGAAAAGTTTGGTCTTTAACATCTTGGTTAGATGAAGAGGACCCAAATAAAggggattttgagttgaaaatgGATCCTAAAAATTCAAA is part of the Gossypium arboreum isolate Shixiya-1 chromosome 5, ASM2569848v2, whole genome shotgun sequence genome and harbors:
- the LOC108451644 gene encoding G-type lectin S-receptor-like serine/threonine-protein kinase At4g27290 is translated as MATLRKFPCISLLVVSCFYLQVYNETVSATDTLFQGQNMTASGLLTSSLNAFELGFFSLGSTNMYLGIRMKNVPTKDIVWIANRDLPFSGSSMILTINEDGYLVIVNGRTSYRVSDDPLSSQNVSATLLDSGNLVLRDGNMDIPWQSFDYPSNTFLPGMKLGYNNKTGKVWSLTSWLDEEDPNNGEFELKMDPKKSNGVFLMKGTETLWNSGAWTGKGFTLIPEMRLNYIFNYTMYSDENQTYFSYSLYNSSIITRFIIDIDGHMREFVWLESSQQWGLFWSQPRQFCDILNSCGPFSCCNEDTGSCQCLPGFYPSEKQQGQDGGCMRSMPLTCGNGDNKDGFLMMDDVSYPLSSTRQINSSYPFPSGPQVLTNYDVRTCEEVCLSNCSCSAYACNTSGHCLIWSGDILDLQQLSAKDPNGGTIFIKLAASEIDNDKGANWYLWIIAIPVVLFVLLPSSYIVSRWRKSFKNKGDREDPSQDILLFDMEMSITTSSSDFSGSENSRKRKRKDSPFPLFSFDSVSLATDNFSSENKLGEGGFGPVYKGKLLNGQEIAVKRLSKRSGQGLEELKNETMLIAKLQHRNLVRLLGCCLEQGEKILIYEFMPNKSLDSFLFGSDNQGLLDWGTRVRIIEGIAQGLLYLHQYSRLRIIHRDLKASNILLDGEMNPKILDFGLARMFGGDKLQANTNRIVGTYGYMSPEYAMEGLFSIKSDVFSFSVLLLEIVSGKKSTGFYHSSFLNVIGHAWELWKGDRVFELMDPKLEDQVSYPMVYRYINVALLCVQEMAADRPTMSEVVSMLTNELTVLNSPKKPAFSNARSTTNSSNQPEKFSVNDVTVSLMEPR